The nucleotide window TGGTAATTCCCTTCATTATAAAGCTCAAGACCTCTATAAAATGTCACTTTTTGATAGGCGGATTTATTCTGAAACCCACCTTTATTTTCAATTAAATCTAATGCCTCTTCATAATTTCTGGATGTTATATAAGAATCTATAAGCAAATCCTCGATTTCTGACTTATAAGGTGTATTACCATAATTATTTAAATAATCCGAAAGAACTTGCGGAACAGATTGGTAAGGATTTCCTATTTCATAACTCAATTTTGCATAATTATACCATGCATCCTCTTGAATTTTCAAATCGTAAGTCATTTGGGATGCATTTCTAAATGCATTAAGGGCTTCTTGTTTTTTCTCTAACTCAATATAGCTTTCACCCAAATGGTAATATGCATTTTGAGCTACGGCATCATTACCTTCTATAATTTTATTGAATTCTGAAATAGCACTTTCATAATCACCTTGCTTATAGTAGGCATATCCTAACTGATAGTAATCAGTGTTATTCCATTTACCTCTTCTACCCTTAAATTCCTTTAAATAAGGGATTGCCTGACCGTATTGTTCTAGATTGAAATAACTCTCGCCTATAATCTTATTCAATTCAGAGATTTCGTTGGCATCGCTTTTCGGCAATTGTTCTTTGGCCAATTCAATGGCCTTCTCAAAATTTCCTAACTTAAAATTTAAATCGGCTTGGTAATAGCTTAGTTTTTCTTTGTATTTATCATCATCGCTAACCTGCTCAAAATATTCATTAGCCTCTTGATAGTCATCACCCTCATACGCCATAAAACCGATGTAATATTTAGCCTGTGAGCCATATGTTTTCGAATTTACTACGCGATTTAAATAATTCTTAGCCTCCTTTTGATTTCCTGATTGGTAAAGCGAATAGCCATACTGAAAATAAAATTTATCCTTTTCCGACCTGCCAACATTACCTTGATCCACCTTTTCATACCACTTCCTTGCTTGTGGATATTTTGAATTTTCAAAGTAATAATCCCCAACATCTAAAAATGCAGTATTTCTCTTGGTGCTAGTTGGGTACTCCTCAACAAAATCCATAACAAGCTGGTCCGCATTCTGTTGATTTAGCCTCACCGCACAGTTTGCAATGTAATAGGCACAATCTGATTTTAAATTTTCCGTTTTGGCATTGTCCTCAATAGCGTCGAACATAGATTGTGCTGCCAAATATTGTTGGTTATTATAAAGCGTCAATGCTTTTTGATAATCTACTAGATCATTTGTATAGATAGAAGTTTGTTGCGAATAAGCTAAGGTGACTACCAGAAAAAAAGTCAAAAAAAGCCTCATATGCGTTGCAATCATTATGTCCGATTTTTTGTTGATGACCAAAGATAACCTAATACAAACCCTATAACGGAGCAAAAAAATTTAAATTATAAACGAACTTATTAAATGCTAAAATTTTTTAGGATTGTTAGAGTAAGCTTTCAGGCAAATTATTAAAATGATACTTTTACATTTTCGAAATTGAAACAAACAATATGCCAGAAACAATTTTAGAACTTAAGGATGCTGCAATTTACCAAGGTGAAAACATGGTTTTATCTGACGTAAATTTTGAAATGCAGAAGGGCGATTTCGTTTACCTTATTGGCAAAACTGGTAGCGGCAAGAGTAGCTTCATGAAAACGCTTTATGGAGACCTAGAACTAACCCAAGGTCAGGGCGCTGTTGTAGATTTCGATTTAAGAACCTTAAAGGAAAAGGACATCCCTTTTCTTAGAAGGAAATTAGGCATTGTTTTTCAAGATTTTAAGTTATTACCAGATAGAACAATTAATGGAAATCTGGAATTCGTTCTTAGGGCAACGGGCTGGAAAGACAAAGAAGAGATTAAAGCAAGAATTGAATCTGTATTGGATAAAGTGGCAATGAAAACCAAAGGTTTTAAATTTCCCCACGAATTATCTGGTGGAGAACAACAACGTATTGCAATAGCTAGGGCTTTATTGAATGAACCAGAATTAATACTAGCTGATGAGCCCACAGGTAACTTAGATCCACAAACAAGTATTGAGGTGATGAAAGTCCTAAAAGATATTAATGAAAATGGTAATACTATTTTAATGGCAACGCATGATTATGCCCTATTACTTAAGTTCCCTAGCAAAACAATGAAACTAGACGAAAACAAGGTATTTGAAGTAGTACAGAGGAACCGTTAATTTTTAAACTTCACCAAAAAAACCCCAAAATTATTTAAGGTTTTGTTTGGATCTGAAGAGTGTTCCATAGGGATCATTATTGATTCAGCTTTGTTCAATGATCCCGATACAATCGGTTTATCACTTTTTTCCACATCAAAAACCTCAAAGGATTTATAGTCTTTCACTTCGAATAATTTAGGCGAAACTTTTACCGTACTTCCATCTTTAGAAAATAAGGTAAGTCTATAAACATTTGGTTGATCGTCATATCGAATAACTTGTAATATATCCGGAAGGTCAAAATCACGATTTAGCATCCATTCGCTTTTTCTATCTAATCCGTACCTCTTTTGCCAATCTTTAAATCCAAGTTTATTCCTTTTGGGAACATAAAATGGGGTGCCATTTTTGGTGAAATATTTGTTTTCGACTAACTGCCAATAATTAAAATATTTTTTGTCCAAATTATCAGCCCCGATATGCAAATAACCGCCATAAACCTTATTGTTATTGAACATTATAGACTTGGCATATAAAATCCGCAAGACGTTATTTCTACCTAATAGAATATTATTCTTTACCGAAACATTTTCAATTGGTGCATTAATATGAAAACCTAGGGTCAGACAGGGGGCATCACCATTTGCTTGATTAGTTTGAAAGTCAGTATTATGATACAATATGTTATTTACAATTTTTATATTCTTTGCAATATTTACCCCGTTGCGGTCATCTGTCCCCACTATAATATTATCAACGGGATTTTTGGCAGGTAACCCATTATTGAATAGCACATTATCGATTACCATAATATTTTTTACCCACTCCCTATTCGCATCCCGAGAGGCTGACCAAACTTCAATGCCCTTATAATAATTTCCAAAAATTATGTTCCCACCAATTAATCTGGTTTCAGTCTCACTGCTATTTTGAACATATATACCTTCCCCGGCACCGCGGCCGTTTCTACGAATAAAACCATTATCATAAATAAGGCAGTTAATAATTTTGGTGCCACCTGTGGTATTCCAAGAGCCAATACCCAATCCATTATTTCCGTGAATGGACAGATTTATAAATTCGCAATTGGTTCCTGAAAGGTGATCTATTCCAGCAAACTTTACAAAGTCTGGATGGTCTTCATTTCTAGTTTTCAGATGATATGGAGATATCTCGAAATCTCTAAAAACAACATTTGAACTTCTAATATTGAGAACTGCAGACTGTTTACTGTTTATATTTCCATTTAAAACAACCCTTTCATATGGCCTAGCAGTAACTATAATTTTCTTATATGTCTCACCATTTATAGATGAAGAAAAACGACCATTATATACACCGGCGTGTAACCAAATGACATCGCCACCTTTTAACTTTTTACTATTTAATGCAGTTTGAAGATCCCAGGGATGCTCCAAGCTTCCATCCCCAGACGGGGTACCAGGTGTTTTAGGATTTTCAGCAGGAAAAACATGATAACCTGATTGGCACCATGAAGACTGAACAATTAGAATTATTAGAAGGAATAGTCGATTCATAATTTGTTTTGATTCAATTTGCATGCCATGAAATGGAATTCTTTAATTTTAGAGGATTCAAAATTATGATTTCAGTACTAATTCCCATTTATAATTATACCGTCGCAAATCTTGTAAGGGAGATTCATAATCAGCTGATAGAAAGTGAGGTAACTTTTGAAATTATTTTGTTGGACGATAATTCCGATTTAGAGTTTATTAATCAATATCAGGAATTAAATGGTTTAGCTTATACTCATATAATA belongs to Aegicerativicinus sediminis and includes:
- a CDS encoding cell division ATP-binding protein FtsE; the encoded protein is MPETILELKDAAIYQGENMVLSDVNFEMQKGDFVYLIGKTGSGKSSFMKTLYGDLELTQGQGAVVDFDLRTLKEKDIPFLRRKLGIVFQDFKLLPDRTINGNLEFVLRATGWKDKEEIKARIESVLDKVAMKTKGFKFPHELSGGEQQRIAIARALLNEPELILADEPTGNLDPQTSIEVMKVLKDINENGNTILMATHDYALLLKFPSKTMKLDENKVFEVVQRNR
- a CDS encoding right-handed parallel beta-helix repeat-containing protein gives rise to the protein MNRLFLLIILIVQSSWCQSGYHVFPAENPKTPGTPSGDGSLEHPWDLQTALNSKKLKGGDVIWLHAGVYNGRFSSSINGETYKKIIVTARPYERVVLNGNINSKQSAVLNIRSSNVVFRDFEISPYHLKTRNEDHPDFVKFAGIDHLSGTNCEFINLSIHGNNGLGIGSWNTTGGTKIINCLIYDNGFIRRNGRGAGEGIYVQNSSETETRLIGGNIIFGNYYKGIEVWSASRDANREWVKNIMVIDNVLFNNGLPAKNPVDNIIVGTDDRNGVNIAKNIKIVNNILYHNTDFQTNQANGDAPCLTLGFHINAPIENVSVKNNILLGRNNVLRILYAKSIMFNNNKVYGGYLHIGADNLDKKYFNYWQLVENKYFTKNGTPFYVPKRNKLGFKDWQKRYGLDRKSEWMLNRDFDLPDILQVIRYDDQPNVYRLTLFSKDGSTVKVSPKLFEVKDYKSFEVFDVEKSDKPIVSGSLNKAESIMIPMEHSSDPNKTLNNFGVFLVKFKN